One stretch of Podospora pseudoanserina strain CBS 124.78 chromosome 4, whole genome shotgun sequence DNA includes these proteins:
- the PaNUO19.3 gene encoding PSST subunit of the respiratory complex I (COG:C; EggNog:ENOG503NVKG): MLASARTGASLALRARPTMTQLVPLRAAAAISSSARKDAGAVQPHGGYGLSKLHERKEVPLPSQEGTKGFVQYALTTLDIITNWGRQSSLWPMTFGLACCAVEMMHLSTPRYDQDRLGIIFRASPRQSDVMIVAGTLTNKMAPALRQVYDQMPEPRWVISMGSCANGGGYYHYSYSVVRGCDRVVPVDVYVPGCPPTSEALMYGIFQLQRKMRNTKITRMWYRK; this comes from the exons ATGCTTGCCTCCGCGAGGACAGGCGCCTCGCTGGCGCTGCGAG CACGCCCTACCATGACCCAGCTCGTCCCCCTCCGCGCCGCGGCGGCcatctcgtcgtcggccCGCAAGGACGCCGGCGCTGTCCAGCCTCACGGTGGATACGGGCTGTCGAAGCTCCACGAACGAAAGGAGgttccccttcccagccaGGAGGGCACCAAGGGCTTTGTCCAATACGCGCT caccaccctcgacatcatcaccaactggGGCCGGCAGTCGTCCCTCTGGCCCATGACCTTTGGTCTGGCCTGCTGCGCCGTCGAGATGATGCACCTCTCTACCCCGCGCTACGACCAAGACAGGCTCGGTATCATTTTCCGCGCCTCGCCTCGCCAGTCGGACGTCATGATTGTGGCTGGTACGCTGACCAACAAGATGGCACCGGCGTTGCGGCAGGTGTATGATCAGATGCCTGAACCTCGCTGGGTTATCTCGATGGGGTCGTGCGCGAATGGGGGTGGGTATTATCACTATAGTTATAGTGTTGTGAGAGGGTGTGATAGGGTTGTGCCGGTGGATGTGTATGTGCCGGGGTGCCCGCCGACGAGCGAGGCGTTGATGTATGGGATTTTTCAGCTGCAGAGGAAGATGCGGAATACCAAGATTACGAGGATGTGGTATCGGAAGTGA
- the MPP10 gene encoding U3 snoRNP protein (BUSCO:EOG09263ROQ; COG:A; EggNog:ENOG503NXG1) translates to MAGSTGSNSDLTSTSHTLTNLPAMSQNGVAALGPSSAIALFLDSTAPANRHLFLQPPPLLPNGSLQLAKETLDSLAGPVSDQQQQRLREAGKKRKRDGSYGQSAILKIRKLHIDGFETDQVWQQAKKIISSALQESTSVLEELQENNEIEQEGAGAKTLDLGKDGFEVGSDDEDDASASSDVDEGSEADTEDSDEETSSIGEEGESMFDLEAEDDDEDEDDDEDEEDEEMGVEEEGAEVEEDGEDDEDEEDSEAEVADFVEDPNGLNDGFFSIDEFNKQTQWFEDQDARADPNTDYASDEEAVDWHGDPFAVNKFSKKGAKDKDSDMDMDDMDMDDDEDDEGPALSKKELADLAKFSDSEDDEGDDDQPAGADDMDMDLTANDIYYKDFFAPPAKKRTGNQRKPYMPKKPFQPTEEDMERAENDVKRDLFDDLSEFSAEEDALSDASAGNPKSRRSAHERRRVKIADEIRKLESELVAKRAWTLSGEATAQARPINSLLEEDLDFEHAGKPVPVMTEDVSESIEELIKRRILANEFDEVLRRRPDDFGNPNSARRGLVDIEDTKGKQSLAEIYEEQHIKESNPDAYVSAADDKTRKDEEEIKQMWKDVSARLDALSSWHYKPKPVAPTLTVVADVATVAMEDAQPTTAQGVAGGESMIAPQEVYAPGKDSAEKGEVVAKSGLPVAKQEMSREEKARRRRREKERIRKAGGLDANKPVNKKAEAQRETMNDLRKGGVKVINRKGEVVGLDGKKIVEHKGPHTSGAFKL, encoded by the coding sequence ATGGCAGGGTCGACAGGCAGCAACTCggacctcacctccacctcccacaccctcaccaatCTTCCCGCCATGTCGCAAAACGGTGTAGCTGCCCTCGGGCCCAGCTCGGccatcgccctcttcctcgactCGACTGCCCCGGCAAACCGCCATCTTTTCCTGCAGCCCCCACCTCTGCTCCCCAACGGCTCGCTGCAATTGGCAAAAGAGACGCTCGACTCTCTGGCTGGCCCGGTCAGcgatcaacaacagcagagGCTCCGTGAGGCTGGCAAGAAGCGCAAGAGAGACGGCAGCTACGGTCAGAGCGCCATTCTAAAAATCAGAAAACTGCATATCGACGGCTTCGAAACAGATCAAGTATGGCAGCAGGCAAAGAAGATCATCAGCAGCGCGCTTCAGGAGTCGACATCGGTCCTGGAAGAACTCCAGGAGAACAACGAAATCGAGCAAGAAGGCGCTGGGGCCAAGACCCTGGATCTCGGCAAGGATGGGTTTGAAGTTGGATcggacgatgaggatgacgcgAGCGCATCTTCCGATGTTGACGAGGGCAGTGAGGCCGATACTGAGGACTCTGACGAGGAGACATCCAGTATcggcgaagaaggcgagaGCATGTTCGATTTggaagccgaggatgacgacgaagatgaagacgatgacgaagatgaggaggacgaggagatgggtgtagaagaggaaggggccgaggttgaagaggacggagaagatgatgaggatgaagaagactcTGAAGCTGAAGTTGCCGACTTCGTTGAAGACCCCAACGGACTCAACGACGGCTTCTTCTCAATAGACGAGTTTAACAAGCAAACCCAATGGTTCGAGGACCAGGATGCTCGCGCAGATCCAAATACAGATTACGccagcgacgaggaggctgTCGATTGGCACGGAGACCCGTTCGCAGTCAACAAATTTAGCAAGAAGGGGGCCAAGGATAAGGATTCAGACATGGACATGGATGACATGGAtatggatgatgacgaggacgacgagggacCAGCATTGAGCAAGAAAGAGCTCGCAGATTTGGCCAAGTTCAGTGAcagcgaggatgacgagggtgatgatgaccagCCTGCCGGTGCTGACGATATGGACATGGACCTTACCGCCAACGACATCTACTACAAGGACTTCTTCGCGCCACCAGCTAAGAAGAGGACGGGCAATCAGAGAAAACCATACATGCCCAAGAAGCCGTTCCAGCCgaccgaggaggatatgGAAAGAGCCGAGAACGATGTCAAGCGTGATCTCTTTGATGATCTGTCCGAGTTTTCCGCCGAGGAAGACGCTCTGTCTGATGCCTCGGCCGGAAATCCCAAATCCCGTCGCTCCGCCCACGAGCGCAGACGGGTCAAGATTGCGGATGAAATTCGCAAACTCGAATCTGAATTGGTGGCCAAGCGGGCTTGGACCTTATCCGGTGAGGCCACTGCGCAGGCTCGTCCCATTAACTCGCTACTCGAGGAGGATCTTGACTTTGAGCATGCCGGCAAGCCGGTACCAGTCATGACAGAGGACGTCTCCGAGTCTATCGAGGAACTCATCAAGCGACGCATTCTCGCAAACGAATTCGACGAAGTTCTTCGCCGCCGTCCCGATGACTTTGGCAACCCGAACTCGGCCCGCCGCGGCCTGGTGGATATCGAGGACACCAAGGGCAAGCAAAGTTTGGCCGAGATATACGAGGAGCAGCACATTAAGGAGTCCAACCCTGACGCCTACGTCAGCGCGGCTGACGACAAGACGCggaaggacgaggaggagatcaagcaGATGTGGAAGGACGTCAGCGCCCGGCTTGACGCTCTCAGCAGCTGGCACTACAAGCCCAAGCCTGTGGCTCCCACTCTTACCGTCGTGGCCGATGTCGCTACGGTGGCCATGGAGGATGCTCAACCCACCACTGCCCAGGGTGTTGCCGGCGGCGAGAGCATGATTGCGCCCCAGGAGGTCTACGCGCCAGGCAAGGATTCGGCTgagaagggcgaggttgtGGCCAAGAGCGGCTTGCCAGTGGCCAAGCAGGAAATGAGccgcgaggagaaggccaggAGACGTAGACGTGAGAAGGAGCGCATCCGCAAGGCCGGTGGCCTTGATGCCAACAAGCCTGTcaacaagaaggccgaggcccAACGGGAGACAATGAACGATCTCAGGAAGGGCGGTGTCAAGGTGATCAATAGAaagggtgaggttgttgggttggatgggaagaagaTTGTGGAGCACAAGGGACCTCATACCAGCGGTGCCTTCAAGTTGTGA
- a CDS encoding hypothetical protein (EggNog:ENOG503NWNU) — protein sequence MKYGEQFEQESVPQWSLYNIDYNSLKHHIKTHTTKDQATAIAIPGHQDTALGKFEEGFYGELCRQHDRVDLFVSSKADEISRRLQHSSNQIHRLIVRCATSGRSTISIKRQRRFVKYEQELLQCGDDIRSLRRFVDAQIVAFRKILKKYRKWTGSSTLGIRFRDNVLSHPKSFTRCDFSHLQARYDDLLVTLRAASPVGMSGIGSPTPEPTVDPRDRQSSPSEATIVSESQVVYWNEYDCGSEAGDNDRRDEDYAIYIDPNEDMSFPGMKALGNLFSNPVKRLNSAWMSIRSVRSRESPLSDDIERGPLLPTDSTVSTYGSTRAKPFSTEPSYFTIPPGSRGGQSDTDVEEDANYSNRHSRRGSYGYASSEDQFPTGYRPHYAALPSINDQRIEQYRENMFFWITWGCYAVAYVLMGIATVLITAGRNKKRLEVDAGVTLGIMTSLGLACAAICMTVARQERMGWVGLVATWIAFAGICAANGVLLVLVVGNAPL from the exons ATGAAATACGGGGAGCAGTTCGAACAGGAGTCTGTTCCGCAATGGAGCCTTT ATAACATTGACTACAACTCTCTAAAACACCACATCAAAACGCACACGACAAAGGACCAAGCGACGGCCATAGCGATCCCGGGACATCAAGACACTGCCCTCGGCAAGTTCGAGGAAGGCTTCTACGGCGAGCTGTGTCGCCAACATGACCGAGTCGACCTCTTTGTCTCCAGCAAGGCTGACGAGATCTCGCGGCGCCTCCAGCACTCGTCCAATCAGATTCACCGCCTAATAGTACGCTGCGCAACATCAGGCCGGAGCACCATCTCGATCAAACGACAGCGGCGGTTTGTCAAGTACGAGCAGGAACTCCTCCAATGCGGCGACGACATCCGCTCCCTGCGGCGCTTTGTCGACGCGCAGATCGTGGCGTTCCGCAAGATACTCAAAAAGTACAGAAAATGGACCGGGTCGTCGACGCTGGGGATACGCTTCAGGGACAATGTCTTGTCGCACCCCAAAAGCTTCACGCGGTGCGACTTTTCGCACTTGCAGGCCAGGTATGACGACTTGCTGGTCACGCTGCGGGCAGCATCGCCTGTCGGCATGAGCGGGATTGGCTCCCCGACCCCCGAGCCGACGGTCGACCCGCGCGATCGGCAGAGCTCCCCGAGCGAGGCGACGATTGTGAGCGAGTCACAGGTGGTGTACTGGAATGAGTACGACTGCGGAAGCGAGGCGGGGGACAACGACAGGAGGGATGAGGATTATGCTATTTATATTGACCCGAACGAGGACATGAGCTTCCCCGGCATGAAGGCTCTTGGGAATCTTTTCTCCAACCCGGTCAAGAGGTTGAACTCAGCCTGGATGTCGATTCGATCGGTGCGGTCGAGGGAGTCTCCCTTGAGCGATGATATTGAGCGCGGACCACTCTTGCCGACTGACTCGACCGTTTCGACGTACGGTTCAACTCGTGCGAAGCCATTCTCTACCGAACCGAGCTACTTTACGATACCGCCTGGCAGTAGGGGTGGCCAGTCCGACActgatgtggaggaggatgccaaCTACTCCAACCGCCACAGTCGGAGGGGGTCGTATGGGTATGCTTCCTCGGAAGATCAGTTTCCTACCGGCTATCGTCCTCACTATGCTGCTCTGCCGAGCATCAATGACCAGCGCATTGAGCAGTACAGGGAAAACATGTTTTTCTGGATCACGTGGGGTTGCTACGCTGTTGCGTATGTCTTGATGGGGATTGCGACTGTGCTCATCACGGCGGGGCGTAACAAGAAGCGACTTGAGGTGGACGCGGGTGTGACGCTGGGCATCATGACTTCTTTGGGGCTGGCATGTGCGGCGATTTGTATGACGGTGGCCAGGCAGGaaaggatgggatgggttgggctggtggcgACGTGGATTGCGTTTGCGGGGATATGTGCGGCCAACGGGGTGTTGCTTGTGCTTGTGGTTGGGAATGCTCCTCTATGA
- a CDS encoding hypothetical protein (EggNog:ENOG503P1V4; COG:E) gives MSDEDRPSSSSSKRASLLRLKSKVKEVKQVVMSSQLPQTHYKKEVTRPTRLTGLFPNTTNPVVFSAPMLGTANGRLAAEVSKAGGFGFIPAGYNFNPESGPDHLGQLGEELKIARKVLDLEQATLTAVPVGVGFILCHESARTHFIERAIPVLQEYSPQAVWLFAPRVEDVEGGVVRGIIDVLHDNGFVVFYQVGTVKAVKEAVRDGADVVVAQGTDAGGHQFARGAGTMSFLREVVEVVKGEKERTGREVEVVGAGGIVDGRGVVAALALGVDAVVMGTRFILAEEATTPKFKQELIAKTTDGASSTFKHTVMDDIQGTTIWPKIYDGRAIVGGSVEDHLNGVPVEDNIRLFKEAAEKGETDRTITWAGSGVGLVSKIQPAGEIVKEVREEALQRIKELQTLF, from the exons ATGAGCGACGAAGaccgccccagcagcagcagcagcaaaagggcGTCCCTCCTCAGGCTCAAGTCCAAGGTGAAGGAAGTGAAACAAGTCGTCATGTCCTCCCAGCTACCGCAGACGCACTACAAGAAGGAGGTGACGCGGCCGACTCGGCTGACGGGGTTGTTTCCTAATACAACCAACCCGGTTGTGTTCTCTGCGCCGATGCTAGGGACGGCGAACGGGAGGTTGGCGGCCGAGGTGAGCAAGGCGGGGGGGTTTG ggTTCATCCCCGCGGGATATAACTTCAACCCCGAATCCGGACCGGATCATCTAGGgcagttgggggaggagctaAAAATCGCGAGGAAGGTGCTGGATTTGGAGCAGGCGACGCTGACGGCTGTcccggtgggggtggggttcATTCTTTGTCATGAGAGTGCGAGGACGCATTTTATCGAGAGGGCTATTCCCGTTTTGCAGGAGTATTCCCCCCAGGCGGTGTGGCTTTTTGCTccgagggtggaggatgtggaggggggggtggtgagggggattATTGACGTGTTGCATGATAATGGGTTTGTGGTTTTTTACCAGGTCGGGACGGTGAAGGCGGTGAAAGAGGCGGTTAGGGATGGGgcggatgtggttgttgctcaGGGGACGGATGCGGGGGGGCATCAGTTTGCTAGGGGGGCGGGGACGATGAGTtttttgagggaggtggtggaggttgtcaagggggagaaggagaggacggggagggaggtggaggttgtgggggcgggggggattgtggatgggaggggggtggtggctgcgTTGGCTTTGG GGGTTGATGCGGTTGTTATGGGGACGAGG TTCATTCTCGCTGAGGAGGCGACGACGCCAAAGTTTAAGCAGGAGCTGATTGCAAAGACAACGGACGGGGCCTCGTCAACTTTCAA ACATACGGTCATGGACGACATTCAGGGCACCACCATCTGGCCAAAGATCTATGACGGCCGAGCCATTGTTGGGGGTTCGGTTGAGGACCATCTTAACGGGGTGCCAGTGGAGGACAACATCCGGCTTTTCAAGGAAGCTGCAGAGAAGGGCGAGACGGACAGGACGATTACTTGGGC TGGAAGTGGCGTTGGATTGGTCAGCAAGATCCAGCCGGCCGGTGAGATTGTCAAGGAAGTGCGCGAAGAAGCGCTTCAACGCATCAAGGAACTGCAAACATTGTTTTAA